In the Hordeum vulgare subsp. vulgare chromosome 7H, MorexV3_pseudomolecules_assembly, whole genome shotgun sequence genome, one interval contains:
- the LOC123409520 gene encoding two-component response regulator ORR25-like, with protein MDYEKKAVMKGIEHGACDFMVKPVRTHKLKNIWQHVKRWRNPEATSHISDDDNDDQRVQQWTAAKSEGSRNRINGGDDSSKNKESTYISTTQKKPRVEWTIALHNKFLEAINEIGLNRAAPKKIWELMNVDYLTRESIASHLQKYRLYLKRVKSNSSGDTYGRRNSWHNMKNQSNFMHNPEHERWSVASGDIASWSTDNYGAMGHFAQTKNIQGNFSMGSFLHGGRMSSYIGPQPPDVSRFASSGDPSIRLYNNIPNEIILDEFPSCNSYANLMRGKLMETCKGKTPSTLQSSFPKTTGGGGRSLVPSQVDIPRINQLESFGMSSGQLHLQNEMAPFIINTTSMGAFSDKMVAFNVASNPSSTGMLNAHSSAPVAPYQMVNDGSITKLATCYIEQMAPFDMESNTSSAGMMLNGSSAPCASRTSTKETHMVNGGRTTSTRPSHQTNSFVSLTQLLDGGDGAGILPMQEGTLDQEQFNDQLNEINAFSMDDIFANIHMEDFTGDDAIDA; from the exons ATGGACTACGAGAAGAAGGCTGTGATGAAAGGGATAGAACATGGGGCGTGCGACTTTATGGTGAAGCCAGTGCGTACCCACAAGCTCAAAAACATATGGCAACATGTTAAAAGGTGGAGAAATCCTGAAGCAACAAGCCACATcagtgatgatgacaatgatgaccagAGAGTTCAACAATGGACTGCTGCCAAGAGTGAGGGCTCGAGAAATAGGATTAATGGTGGAGATGATTCTAGCAAGAACAAAGAGAGCACATACATATCCACAACCCAGAAAAAGCCAAGGGTAGAGTGGACCATTGCGTTGCATAACAAGTTCCTAGAAGCTATCAACGAGATTGGTCTGAATA GGGCTGCTCCAAAAAAGATATGGGAGCTGATGAATGTGGATTACCTCACTAGAGAGAGTATTGCGAGTCATCTACAG aagtATAGGTTGTACTTAAAAAGAGTCAAGTCAAATTCCTCTGGTGATACTTATGGAAGAAGGAACTCATGGCACAACATGAAAAACCAGAGCAATTTCATGCATAATCCTGAACATGAAAGATGGAGTGTGGCCTCTGGTGACATTGCCTCTTGGAGTACAGATAATTATGGTGCAATGGGTCACTTTGCTCAGACAAAAAATATCCAAGGCAACTTCTCCATGGGGTCATTCCTTCATGGTGGTAGAATGTCAAGTTATATTGGGCCACAACCGCCGGATGTGAGTAGATTTGCCAGTTCTGGTGATCCTTCCATCAGACTATACAACAACATACCCAATGAGATAATATTAGATGAATTTCCTTCATGCAATTCATATGCAAACCTGATGCGTGGCAAGCTAATGGAGACATGCAAAGGAAAAACTCCTTCCACTCTTCAAAGTTCATTTCCAAAAACAACAGGTGGTGGTGGGAGGTCTCTTGTCCCATCACAGGTGGATATCCCAAGgatcaaccaactagagagctttGGAATGTCATCTGGCCAGCTGCATCTACAAAATGAAATGGCACCATTCATAATCAACACAACATCAATGGGAGCCTTTAGTGATAAAATGGTTGCGTTCAATGTAGCTAGCAACCCAAGCTCCACAGGGATGCTAAATGCGCATAGTAGTGCTCCAGTGGCACCATATCAGATGGTTAATGATGGGAGCATCACTAAATTGGCGACCTGCTACATTGAGCAGATGGCACCATTCGACATGGAAAGTAACACAAGCTCAGCAGGAATGATGTTGAATGGTAGCTCTGCACCTTGTGCAAGTAGAACTTCCACGAAAGAGACTCATATGGTCAACGGCGGAAGAACTACTTCGACACGTCCCAGCCATCAGACAAATAGTTTCGTCTCATTAACTCAGTTGCTTGATGGCGGGGATGGAGCTGGCATTCTTCCTATGCAAGAAGGCACActtgatcaagaacaatttaaTGATCAACTTAATGAAATCAATGCCTTCTCAATGGATGATATATTTGCCAACATACACATGGAA GATTTCACTGGAGATGATGCTATCGATGCTTGA